One region of Paenibacillus polymyxa M1 genomic DNA includes:
- the fabD gene encoding ACP S-malonyltransferase, which produces MNGFQMNKVSFIFPGQGSQYVGMSKELWDNFNVVKRLFEEADDTLGVKLSKLCFEGDPQELLQTMNAQPALLTASLAAYYASREILELEPQLLAGHSLGEYSALVCSGFFSFQDGLQIVRKRGMLMQQATANGVGTMAAVANVSASILESLCQEISTDRDVISIACHNSDNQYVLSGHTEPMARIVEQIKRLEHSKVNYLTVSGPFHSTLMKPAADKLAVELKKFPLRKGRWPVVSNVTALPHDEFSIYDLLYKQMISPVRWTDTMDFLYQNGITVALELGPRKVLGQLMKERYPTISTFSVNTSSSLKEVDKWLSKQQTTRKVTLERLEEGFAAALIAQNRNGDYKQHMEGVVYPSQQIRNRINQLQSHKNDTVYNAVNTEVLELIRTILTTKQVPDQEQQTILNMF; this is translated from the coding sequence ATGAATGGTTTTCAGATGAATAAAGTATCTTTTATTTTTCCTGGGCAGGGTTCGCAATATGTAGGAATGAGTAAAGAACTATGGGATAATTTTAATGTGGTAAAGCGTTTATTCGAAGAAGCGGATGATACCTTAGGTGTAAAACTCTCAAAACTTTGTTTTGAGGGAGATCCCCAAGAGCTTCTTCAGACCATGAATGCCCAACCAGCCTTACTTACTGCCAGCCTTGCTGCATATTATGCTAGCAGAGAAATACTGGAACTGGAACCTCAACTGTTAGCCGGGCATAGTTTAGGAGAATACTCAGCATTGGTGTGCAGCGGTTTTTTCTCTTTTCAAGATGGACTTCAAATCGTGAGAAAACGAGGAATGCTCATGCAGCAGGCTACAGCTAACGGGGTAGGGACTATGGCTGCTGTTGCGAATGTTTCTGCTTCTATTCTGGAGAGCTTATGTCAAGAGATATCTACGGATCGTGATGTTATATCTATTGCATGTCACAATTCGGACAATCAGTACGTGCTATCGGGACATACAGAACCTATGGCTCGAATAGTGGAGCAAATCAAGCGTCTAGAACATAGTAAGGTTAACTATTTAACAGTAAGCGGGCCTTTTCACAGTACTCTGATGAAGCCTGCAGCAGATAAACTTGCCGTAGAACTAAAGAAATTCCCACTACGTAAGGGAAGATGGCCGGTTGTTTCCAATGTAACAGCCTTACCACATGATGAATTCTCGATTTATGACTTGCTGTACAAGCAAATGATAAGCCCCGTACGCTGGACAGATACGATGGATTTTTTATATCAGAACGGTATTACCGTTGCGTTAGAATTAGGTCCGAGAAAAGTACTTGGACAGCTGATGAAAGAAAGATATCCGACTATCTCCACTTTTTCTGTTAATACCAGTTCTTCTTTAAAAGAGGTGGACAAATGGCTAAGTAAGCAGCAAACTACACGCAAAGTTACACTTGAGCGTCTGGAGGAAGGTTTTGCAGCAGCGCTTATTGCACAAAATCGAAATGGGGATTACAAACAACATATGGAGGGGGTTGTTTACCCTAGTCAGCAGATTCGAAATCGGATCAATCAACTTCAAAGTCATAAAAATGACACCGTTTATAATGCGGTTAATACAGAGGTGTTAGAGCTCATTCGTACTATTCTCACTACCAAGCAAGTGCCCGATCAAGAACAACAGACGATTCTTAATATGTTCTGA